A part of Gramella sp. MAR_2010_147 genomic DNA contains:
- a CDS encoding type IX secretion system membrane protein PorP/SprF translates to MKKIITKYLLFAGIILFSIKGFAQQDPLFTQYMYNMSMVNPAYATDDPGMLDLGAIYRMQWTDVDGAPRTLNFFAHTPVSERVELGLTVVHDEIGNVEKTNNITADFAYVIPTGESTNLSFGAKAGLTTFDANLSGLVVNDPNDPAFENVSEIFPVFGVGAYWFGDNHYLGVSAPNLLTSDHLDSSQLLRDRGTEEIHYYLTGGYVFDISENFKLKPSTMVRGVQGAPLSVDVNANVLLYDRLEAGVGYRFDETITGLVNFRVTPGLRIGYAYDYPTYDLSNDGSHEIMLLFDFDLFGLKKGYDKSPRFF, encoded by the coding sequence ATGAAAAAAATAATCACAAAATATTTATTATTCGCAGGCATTATCCTTTTTTCTATAAAAGGATTCGCCCAGCAAGATCCACTTTTCACTCAGTATATGTATAACATGAGTATGGTGAATCCTGCATACGCAACAGACGATCCGGGAATGCTGGATCTGGGAGCTATTTATAGAATGCAATGGACAGACGTTGATGGTGCACCTCGCACCCTCAACTTCTTTGCCCACACTCCCGTTAGCGAGAGAGTAGAACTTGGACTAACTGTTGTTCATGACGAAATTGGAAATGTTGAAAAAACAAACAACATTACTGCAGATTTCGCTTATGTAATACCAACTGGTGAAAGCACTAATTTGTCTTTTGGTGCAAAAGCAGGTCTTACAACTTTTGACGCCAACCTATCTGGTTTAGTGGTCAATGATCCTAATGACCCTGCATTTGAGAACGTGAGTGAGATATTTCCTGTTTTCGGAGTTGGAGCTTACTGGTTTGGAGACAATCACTATTTAGGTGTTTCTGCCCCTAACCTATTAACTTCAGATCACCTGGACAGCAGCCAATTACTACGTGACCGTGGTACTGAAGAGATACATTACTATTTAACAGGTGGATATGTATTTGATATTAGTGAGAATTTCAAATTAAAGCCTTCTACTATGGTAAGAGGTGTACAGGGAGCTCCACTATCAGTTGACGTAAATGCTAACGTTTTGTTGTACGACAGGCTTGAAGCAGGTGTAGGTTATAGATTTGACGAAACTATAACCGGTTTGGTTAACTTCAGAGTTACTCCAGGCCTTAGAATTGGATATGCTTACGATTATCCAACCTACGATTTAAGTAACGATGGATCACACGAGATCATGCTTTTATTTGATTTCGATCTATTCGGTCTTAAAAAAGGATATGACAAATCACCTAGATTCTTCTAA
- a CDS encoding gliding motility-associated C-terminal domain-containing protein, which translates to MQNFTFGRKGLNWFLFAFILFVGNLASYGQDCATPGSDQNYCYLETVDDLRYSDATNGAVYETADTENDTDPIDGDELLTNGETYFIGSTTEDCNRVPVTVTVVAADTPMNTVTNDRSDFTISPCESSGYTAGQLEDLFTADSGYQIEVYDEEFGTTPMADGEPLVAGDSYFVGQVDGDTSDSNDLCPSTRAAVGYDPLESPAPTADANQTYCEGATVADLMASGTEPNTQAIRWYRSRTSNSPLADDVELINGEDYFAAQVVNDRNSPFPPCETSMDERTQIIVEVITFDAGADASETICQGDLEERLDGGESPTEIFLSLVDDRSLPSDVTFNPTISSLVSDYNDNPFQTFTTLATFTTTEGCEDDVELAVTVVEDPDAGEDGTVTLSSTDDPINLFDSLNGTPDMGGTWSPGDGTFDPSTDSPGDFTYTVDNGSCSDSATVTVIVEGCTANAGDDNLNNTICRDQIVANPSQDQVRAYFRTLIRNASSTSGTFSDIPSITSRIRAGESGPFNTTYTVEAGTSCEDTAEFSASIVEPSEANAGDFDNIEAVCSNDESIDLTSLENNDPDATPGGMFTGEGVTDNVFDPSIGAGTYTITYSVDDSLPCVTGEDDIDFTISVQDAPDAGEDGTVTLSSTDDPINLFDSLNGTPDMGGTWSPGDGTFDPSTDSPGDFTYTVDNGSCSDSATVTVIVEGCTANAGDDNLNNTICRDQIVANPSQDQVRAYFRTLIRNASSTSGTFSDIPSITSRIRAGESGPFNTTYTVEAGTSCEDTAEFSASIVEPSEANAGDFDNIEAVCSNDESIDLTSLENNDPDATPGGMFTGEGVTDNVFDPSIGAGTYTITYSVDDSLPCVTGEDDIDFTISVQDAPDAGEDGTVTLSSTDDPINLFDSLNGTPDMGGTWSPGDGTFDPSTDSPGDFTYTVDNGSCSDSATVTVIVEGCTANAGDDNLNNTICRDQIVANPSQDQVRAYFRTLIRNASSTSGTFSDIPSITSRIRAGESGPFNTTYTVEAGTSCEDTAEFSASIVEPSEANAGDFDNIEAVCSNDESIDLTSLENNDPDATPGGMFTGEGVTDNVFDPSIGAGTYTITYSVDDSLPCVTGSDSTTFEITVEDSPISTSISRTLCITDARDLISNPTAGIAFLQGLVEETGVEDFDADNFSDGAIAEATRLSNFIDTPTSDSETFNFEYTDPSESICDDGVISIEITITNEQDADAGNIEDQTVCESNGMIDLTTFFTEETVPGGTFSGMGVDGDMFDTSLGSNEDGYEITYSVDDSADCVTEGTSDSTTFTIFIDEAVEAGAPNSANVCRVEVNDLFPNNSSVRNFYLDLLEDGTPRNGTFAPTVQQLISSYNSNPDQDEFTTTYTISNGSCSDSVELTINVVDSLPAEIGDIADPDPICRNAEDVDLFSFLPEDANPNGTFEGYEDGIFSPGLEGEGSFEITYTLTDDSPCTVGEASATFTITVLESAFAGMNMDLSVCMDEDAQDLFSFLSIDADTTGEFTLDGNVIADGMLNPADLAAGEYTVIYTVEAINDCGDDTAEFTVTVEEAPGAPTVDGNPFTFCATDGATGADLSATGSNLTFYSDEDLTMMLAAEDALATGTYYVTQRNDDGGCESEATEISVTINDAATPTISETNPTFCEFDDATLADLTDLINETGTVTWYDSADGDNALNNGTSLQNGVTYYATLFNVDTGCESSVRLAVTVTIDDDCPLTIPEGFSPNGDGLNDRFEIRNIRDKYPNFTMEIRNRFGDVVYKGNANTPDWDGFSTEGSFGSDVLPVGAYFYYLNYNDGSTEPVRGTVYLSR; encoded by the coding sequence ATGCAAAATTTTACTTTTGGGAGGAAAGGCCTTAATTGGTTCCTTTTCGCCTTTATTTTATTTGTTGGAAATTTGGCCTCTTATGGCCAAGACTGCGCCACACCAGGTTCAGACCAAAATTACTGTTATCTTGAGACAGTAGACGATTTACGTTATTCAGACGCCACAAATGGAGCTGTTTATGAAACAGCAGATACTGAAAACGACACAGACCCTATTGATGGGGATGAACTTCTTACAAATGGGGAGACCTATTTTATTGGGAGTACAACTGAAGATTGTAACAGAGTACCTGTTACAGTAACCGTAGTTGCGGCAGACACTCCAATGAATACTGTTACAAATGACAGAAGTGACTTTACTATTTCTCCCTGTGAATCTTCTGGTTATACCGCTGGTCAGCTTGAAGATCTCTTCACTGCTGATTCTGGTTACCAGATAGAAGTCTATGATGAAGAATTTGGCACAACACCAATGGCTGATGGTGAACCATTAGTAGCTGGCGATAGCTACTTTGTAGGTCAGGTTGATGGTGATACTTCCGATTCAAATGATCTTTGCCCTTCTACAAGGGCGGCAGTGGGATATGATCCACTTGAATCTCCTGCTCCTACAGCAGATGCAAACCAAACTTATTGTGAGGGAGCAACGGTAGCCGACTTAATGGCTTCAGGAACTGAACCAAATACTCAGGCTATCAGATGGTATAGAAGTAGAACTTCTAATTCACCACTTGCTGATGATGTAGAACTTATAAATGGTGAAGATTATTTCGCAGCACAGGTTGTGAACGATAGAAACAGTCCATTTCCTCCTTGTGAAACATCAATGGATGAAAGAACTCAGATAATTGTTGAGGTAATTACCTTTGATGCTGGCGCTGACGCATCTGAAACTATTTGTCAAGGGGATCTCGAAGAAAGGCTTGATGGCGGTGAAAGCCCCACTGAAATTTTCTTAAGCTTGGTTGATGACAGAAGTTTGCCTTCAGATGTTACTTTTAATCCAACTATAAGCAGTCTTGTGAGTGATTACAATGACAATCCCTTCCAAACATTTACAACCTTAGCTACTTTTACTACCACAGAAGGTTGCGAAGACGATGTTGAGCTTGCAGTAACTGTGGTTGAAGACCCAGATGCTGGTGAAGATGGAACGGTAACTTTAAGTTCTACTGATGACCCAATAAATTTATTCGATTCTTTAAATGGAACACCAGATATGGGTGGAACCTGGTCACCTGGTGATGGAACTTTTGATCCATCAACCGACTCTCCCGGTGATTTTACATATACGGTTGATAATGGAAGTTGCTCAGATTCGGCAACAGTCACTGTTATTGTTGAGGGTTGTACGGCAAATGCTGGAGATGACAATCTTAACAATACAATTTGTAGAGATCAAATTGTTGCAAATCCTAGTCAGGATCAGGTTAGAGCTTATTTTAGAACTTTAATCAGGAATGCTAGCAGCACATCAGGTACATTCTCAGATATTCCTAGTATTACTTCCCGCATAAGAGCAGGAGAATCTGGTCCGTTTAATACGACTTATACCGTTGAAGCAGGAACTTCTTGTGAAGATACAGCGGAATTCTCTGCTTCTATCGTTGAACCATCGGAAGCAAATGCAGGTGATTTTGATAATATAGAGGCTGTATGCTCAAATGATGAATCAATTGACCTTACTAGCTTAGAAAATAATGATCCTGATGCTACTCCAGGTGGCATGTTTACAGGGGAAGGAGTTACAGATAACGTTTTTGACCCATCTATTGGAGCTGGAACTTACACTATCACTTATAGTGTAGATGATTCCCTTCCTTGTGTTACTGGTGAAGATGATATAGATTTTACTATCTCTGTTCAAGACGCTCCAGATGCTGGTGAAGATGGAACGGTAACTTTAAGTTCTACTGATGACCCAATAAATTTATTCGATTCTTTAAATGGAACACCAGATATGGGTGGAACCTGGTCACCTGGTGATGGAACTTTTGATCCATCAACCGACTCTCCCGGTGATTTTACATATACGGTTGATAATGGAAGTTGCTCAGATTCGGCAACAGTCACTGTTATTGTTGAGGGTTGTACGGCAAATGCTGGAGATGACAATCTTAACAATACAATTTGTAGAGATCAAATTGTTGCAAATCCTAGTCAGGATCAGGTTAGAGCTTATTTTAGAACTTTAATCAGGAATGCTAGCAGCACATCAGGTACATTCTCAGATATTCCTAGTATTACTTCCCGCATAAGAGCAGGAGAATCTGGTCCGTTTAATACGACTTATACCGTTGAAGCAGGAACTTCTTGTGAAGATACAGCGGAATTCTCTGCTTCTATCGTTGAACCATCGGAAGCAAATGCAGGTGATTTTGATAATATAGAGGCTGTATGCTCAAATGATGAATCAATTGACCTTACTAGCTTAGAAAATAATGATCCTGATGCTACTCCAGGTGGCATGTTTACAGGGGAAGGAGTTACAGATAACGTTTTTGACCCATCTATTGGAGCTGGAACTTACACTATCACTTATAGTGTAGATGATTCCCTTCCTTGTGTTACTGGTGAAGATGATATAGATTTTACTATCTCTGTTCAAGACGCTCCAGATGCTGGTGAAGATGGAACGGTAACTTTAAGTTCTACTGATGACCCAATAAATTTATTCGATTCTTTAAATGGAACACCAGATATGGGTGGAACCTGGTCACCTGGTGATGGAACTTTTGATCCATCAACCGACTCTCCTGGTGATTTTACATATACGGTTGATAATGGAAGTTGCTCAGATTCGGCAACAGTCACTGTTATTGTTGAGGGTTGTACGGCAAATGCTGGAGATGACAATCTTAACAATACAATTTGTAGAGATCAAATTGTTGCAAATCCTAGTCAGGATCAGGTTAGAGCTTATTTTAGAACTTTAATCAGGAATGCTAGCAGCACATCAGGTACATTCTCAGATATTCCTAGTATTACTTCCCGCATAAGAGCAGGAGAATCTGGTCCGTTTAATACGACTTATACCGTTGAAGCAGGAACTTCTTGTGAAGATACAGCGGAATTCTCTGCTTCTATCGTTGAACCATCGGAAGCAAATGCAGGTGATTTTGATAATATAGAGGCTGTATGCTCAAATGATGAATCAATTGACCTTACTAGCTTAGAAAATAATGATCCTGATGCTACTCCAGGTGGCATGTTTACAGGGGAAGGAGTTACAGATAACGTTTTTGACCCATCTATTGGAGCTGGAACTTACACTATCACTTATAGTGTAGATGATTCCCTTCCTTGTGTTACTGGAAGTGACTCTACTACTTTTGAGATTACAGTAGAAGATTCACCAATAAGCACCTCTATATCCAGAACTTTATGTATTACAGATGCAAGAGATTTGATATCTAATCCTACAGCAGGAATAGCTTTCTTACAAGGTTTAGTAGAAGAAACTGGTGTAGAAGATTTTGATGCTGATAATTTTAGTGATGGAGCTATTGCCGAGGCTACTAGGCTTTCAAACTTTATCGATACTCCAACTTCAGATTCTGAAACTTTCAATTTTGAATATACAGATCCTTCTGAGTCAATTTGTGATGATGGAGTGATTTCAATTGAGATCACTATCACCAATGAACAGGATGCAGATGCAGGAAATATTGAAGATCAAACTGTTTGCGAATCTAATGGAATGATAGATTTGACAACTTTCTTTACTGAAGAAACAGTTCCTGGTGGAACTTTCAGTGGAATGGGTGTTGATGGCGATATGTTCGATACTTCCTTAGGCTCAAACGAAGATGGATACGAAATAACATATTCTGTTGATGATTCTGCAGATTGTGTTACAGAAGGCACAAGCGACTCAACCACTTTTACAATTTTCATTGATGAGGCAGTAGAAGCCGGTGCTCCTAATAGCGCAAACGTTTGTAGAGTTGAGGTAAATGATTTGTTTCCAAATAATTCTTCAGTAAGAAATTTCTATTTGGATTTACTAGAAGATGGAACGCCTAGAAATGGAACCTTTGCACCAACAGTTCAACAGCTGATTAGTTCTTATAATTCGAATCCAGACCAGGACGAATTCACAACTACTTATACAATTAGCAATGGAAGTTGTTCTGATTCAGTAGAACTTACAATTAATGTTGTAGATTCTTTGCCTGCCGAAATCGGCGATATCGCAGATCCAGATCCTATCTGTAGAAATGCAGAGGACGTAGACCTATTCTCTTTCTTACCGGAAGATGCAAATCCGAATGGAACATTTGAAGGCTATGAAGATGGGATATTTAGTCCAGGATTGGAAGGTGAAGGTTCTTTTGAAATTACCTACACCCTTACTGACGATTCACCTTGTACTGTAGGAGAAGCTTCAGCTACATTCACTATTACCGTTCTTGAATCTGCTTTTGCAGGTATGAATATGGATTTAAGTGTTTGTATGGATGAAGACGCTCAGGATCTTTTCTCTTTCCTATCTATTGATGCTGATACTACCGGAGAGTTTACTCTTGATGGAAATGTGATTGCAGATGGAATGTTGAACCCAGCCGATCTTGCAGCTGGTGAGTATACCGTAATTTACACTGTTGAAGCAATTAATGATTGTGGAGATGATACAGCTGAATTCACTGTCACAGTTGAAGAAGCACCTGGTGCTCCAACAGTAGATGGCAATCCATTTACTTTCTGTGCAACAGATGGCGCTACAGGAGCAGATCTTTCAGCAACCGGATCTAATCTAACTTTTTATTCAGACGAAGATCTAACAATGATGCTTGCTGCCGAAGATGCTTTAGCAACTGGTACTTACTATGTAACACAAAGAAATGATGATGGTGGATGCGAATCTGAAGCTACTGAGATTTCAGTGACTATTAATGATGCAGCTACACCTACAATTTCTGAGACAAATCCAACATTCTGCGAATTTGATGATGCAACATTAGCAGATCTTACAGATCTAATCAACGAAACAGGAACAGTTACCTGGTACGATTCCGCAGATGGAGATAATGCATTAAACAATGGTACGTCTCTTCAAAACGGAGTGACATATTATGCAACTCTATTCAATGTTGACACAGGATGTGAAAGTTCAGTTAGATTAGCAGTGACAGTTACTATAGATGACGATTGTCCGCTTACGATTCCTGAAGGTTTCTCTCCTAACGGCGATGGATTGAATGACAGATTTGAGATCAGAAATATCAGAGACAAATATCCTAATTTCACTATGGAAATCCGCAATAGATTCGGAGACGTAGTTTACAAAGGAAATGCAAACACTCCTGACTGGGATGGATTTAGCACCGAAGGTTCTTTCGGTAGCGATGTTCTACCTGTGGGGGCTTACTTCTACTATCTAAATTACAACGATGGTAGCACAGAGCCTGTAAGAGGAACAGTATACTTAAGTAGATAA
- a CDS encoding tetratricopeptide repeat protein — protein MLANFRLIVGLFHLFTFGSMAQTGVESAEKFLNNGEIEKARTIFLQNKEMPKSIEYLGDIASFNKNWDEAIEYYETLIDMDPENAKYNFKLGGAMGMKAYYGSKFQAALLLGDIKEYLKKAAAMDPTHKESRRALVELYVQIPSVLGGSKTIAESYASDLDRLNEVDALLADAYIYKNQEYKDLARNKYNEAIRVALKKPDLLTRNYLKYELGEAAAIYEIQLDGGEKFLREYIANYGYKDLKSPAWAYLRLAQIERARNNQQAALNLIEKSLEIDPDFDKALVEKQKIQRL, from the coding sequence ATGCTAGCAAATTTCAGGTTAATAGTCGGACTTTTTCACCTTTTCACCTTCGGATCTATGGCACAGACGGGAGTAGAAAGTGCAGAAAAATTTCTCAATAATGGGGAAATTGAGAAAGCGAGAACAATTTTTCTACAGAATAAAGAAATGCCAAAATCAATTGAATACTTGGGAGATATTGCCAGTTTTAATAAAAACTGGGATGAGGCCATAGAATATTACGAAACCTTAATCGATATGGACCCCGAAAATGCCAAGTACAATTTTAAATTAGGAGGAGCAATGGGTATGAAAGCTTATTACGGTTCTAAATTTCAGGCCGCGCTTCTCTTAGGGGATATCAAAGAATATTTAAAAAAAGCAGCAGCCATGGATCCAACTCATAAAGAATCACGCAGGGCTTTGGTAGAGTTGTATGTACAGATTCCCAGCGTGTTAGGGGGGAGTAAAACGATTGCCGAAAGCTATGCTTCAGATTTAGATAGATTAAATGAGGTGGATGCCCTATTAGCTGACGCTTACATCTACAAAAATCAGGAGTACAAAGATCTGGCGAGAAACAAGTATAATGAGGCGATAAGAGTAGCACTGAAAAAACCTGATTTATTAACCAGGAATTATTTGAAATATGAGTTGGGAGAAGCTGCTGCGATATACGAAATTCAACTTGATGGAGGTGAAAAATTTCTGAGGGAGTATATTGCGAATTATGGATATAAGGATTTAAAGTCCCCGGCATGGGCCTACCTTAGACTGGCTCAAATTGAAAGAGCAAGAAATAATCAACAGGCTGCTCTTAACCTTATTGAAAAATCTCTTGAAATAGATCCGGATTTTGATAAAGCACTTGTTGAAAAGCAAAAAATTCAACGACTTTAA
- a CDS encoding Mur ligase family protein → MRIHFIAIGGSAMHSLAIALKQKSYEISGSDDAIFEPSKTRLKENGIYPEKIGWSKDHITTDLDAVILGMHAKDDNSELIKARELGLKIYSYPEFLFEQSRNKTRVVIGGSHGKTSITSMILHVMNYHEKEVDFMVGAALEGLENPVHLTEENDFIVIEGDEYLSSALDRRPKFHLYQPNIALLSGIAWDHINVFPTYENYVEQFKIFIDSIVNGGILVYNEEDTEVKRLAEETENPIRKHPYNTPEYHKEDNQTILDVPEGELPLEIFGKHNLNNLAGAKWICQHMGVDEDDFYEAIATFKGASKRLEKVAESPSSVIFKDFAHSPSKVSATTAAVKEQFPNKKVIACLELHTYSSLNAEFLKEYKNSLEKADIALVFYSPDAVAIKKLEEVSEDQIRKSFQKENLKIFTTSETFKGELKKTDLKNSVLLMMSSGNYGGLDMEELKQLI, encoded by the coding sequence ATGAGAATTCATTTTATTGCCATTGGAGGGAGTGCTATGCATAGTTTAGCGATCGCCCTAAAACAAAAGTCTTACGAGATTTCCGGAAGTGACGATGCTATTTTTGAACCTTCAAAAACAAGACTTAAAGAGAATGGTATTTATCCTGAGAAAATAGGCTGGTCTAAGGATCATATTACAACAGATCTTGATGCCGTGATTTTGGGAATGCATGCGAAAGATGACAATTCTGAATTGATTAAAGCGAGGGAACTTGGCTTGAAAATATATTCCTATCCTGAATTTCTTTTCGAACAGTCCAGGAACAAAACCAGAGTGGTTATAGGAGGTTCTCACGGTAAAACAAGCATTACCTCAATGATCCTGCATGTAATGAATTATCATGAGAAGGAAGTAGATTTCATGGTGGGGGCAGCGCTAGAAGGCCTAGAGAATCCTGTTCATTTAACAGAAGAAAATGATTTTATAGTTATTGAAGGGGATGAGTATTTATCGTCTGCACTGGATAGGAGACCAAAATTTCATTTATATCAACCAAATATTGCCTTGTTGAGCGGGATTGCATGGGATCATATTAATGTTTTTCCGACTTATGAAAATTATGTTGAGCAGTTCAAAATTTTTATAGATTCCATTGTAAATGGAGGTATTCTGGTTTATAATGAAGAAGATACAGAAGTGAAAAGGCTTGCTGAAGAAACTGAAAACCCCATAAGAAAGCACCCTTATAATACTCCAGAATATCATAAAGAAGATAACCAAACTATTTTAGATGTTCCTGAGGGGGAATTGCCATTAGAAATTTTTGGAAAACATAATCTTAATAATCTGGCAGGAGCAAAATGGATTTGTCAGCACATGGGTGTGGATGAAGATGATTTTTATGAGGCTATTGCCACTTTTAAAGGGGCTTCAAAACGTTTGGAAAAAGTAGCTGAATCTCCATCTTCTGTGATTTTTAAAGATTTTGCCCATAGTCCATCCAAAGTTTCTGCAACCACAGCAGCGGTTAAAGAACAATTTCCGAATAAGAAAGTGATAGCCTGTTTAGAACTGCATACCTACAGTAGTTTGAATGCTGAGTTTTTAAAGGAATATAAAAATAGTCTCGAGAAGGCAGATATTGCTTTGGTTTTTTACTCTCCAGATGCGGTAGCCATCAAAAAGTTAGAAGAAGTAAGCGAAGATCAAATAAGAAAATCTTTTCAGAAAGAAAACCTTAAAATCTTCACGACCTCGGAAACATTTAAAGGCGAATTGAAGAAAACCGATTTAAAAAATTCGGTTTTGCTGATGATGAGCAGTGGGAATTACGGTGGTCTGGATATGGAAGAGCTTAAACAATTAATTTAA
- the radC gene encoding DNA repair protein RadC — translation MDNEKFKLSIKKWAEDDRPREKLLQKGKLTLSDSELIAILIGSGSRSETAVELSKRILSSAKNNLNELGKLSVSQLCNFKGIGPAKAIAIVAALELGRRRRLEEALIQQKITSSNSVFEMMQPVIGELSHEEFWILYLNNSNKVIEQFQISKGGITGTLVDVRITLKKALEVGAVSIILVHNHPSGNLKASEADKQLTRKLKIAAESLDIKVLDHIIVTEKSYLSFADEGML, via the coding sequence ATGGATAATGAAAAATTTAAGCTTAGTATAAAGAAGTGGGCCGAAGATGACAGGCCCCGCGAAAAACTCCTTCAAAAGGGCAAACTTACTTTAAGTGATTCTGAACTGATCGCTATTTTAATTGGCTCTGGCAGCAGGAGCGAGACTGCTGTAGAATTATCAAAACGTATCCTTTCTTCCGCAAAAAATAATTTGAATGAGTTAGGAAAGCTATCGGTAAGCCAGCTATGTAATTTTAAAGGAATAGGACCTGCAAAGGCAATAGCTATAGTTGCGGCTCTGGAACTGGGAAGGAGAAGAAGACTGGAGGAAGCCTTAATACAGCAAAAAATCACATCGAGTAATTCAGTATTTGAAATGATGCAACCTGTCATTGGAGAATTGTCTCATGAAGAGTTTTGGATACTTTATCTCAATAATAGCAATAAGGTAATTGAGCAGTTTCAAATTAGCAAAGGCGGTATTACGGGAACCCTGGTGGATGTCAGAATAACCTTAAAAAAAGCTCTTGAGGTTGGTGCGGTCTCAATAATATTGGTGCATAATCACCCTTCAGGAAATCTTAAGGCCAGTGAAGCAGATAAGCAGCTTACCCGAAAATTAAAAATAGCGGCAGAGAGTCTGGATATCAAAGTGCTCGATCATATTATTGTAACTGAAAAATCATACCTTAGCTTTGCCGATGAAGGTATGCTCTAA
- a CDS encoding polysaccharide deacetylase family protein, which yields MLLIYTQKVTPRIIYVFKHICTHILGIPIKFTSKIEEFIAHDGAKLSYGRQALGNEFFIQKVDLLMEQGFSELEIKVQPWDDTVCFFALPEASDLPFDIFAASFYLLSRYEEYLPHVKDEDGRFPAGESLAYQESFLHKPVVDIWAYQFRDILLDRFPDLKFSDRNYKTGTIIESNHTFIFKNKGFLRSFIGLWFDVFKLNIGKVVDRLQVWIRIKDDPNDIFEDLINLIKEHKIYMLFMFQLSDFSIHDRNISHNRIPHRAVIKSVADYAKVGLLMGYYAMEEVRSLRKEKLRLEEIIHSPVEHAMNSQYNLRLPDQYNNLSELEITNDHSMGYPDHPGFRAGTCTPYLFYDINMEVTTPLRIHPYAFHSNVVGKTSKTRLKEDISRMLLEVKEVRGMFRAVFSNHDFSDYSDNKLYYSLLKQIYEID from the coding sequence ATGTTATTGATTTACACCCAGAAAGTCACCCCCAGAATCATTTATGTTTTTAAGCATATTTGCACCCATATTCTGGGAATTCCAATAAAATTCACTTCTAAAATTGAAGAATTCATCGCTCATGATGGTGCTAAATTATCTTATGGTCGGCAAGCACTGGGGAATGAGTTTTTTATCCAGAAGGTAGATCTTTTAATGGAGCAGGGGTTCTCAGAATTGGAGATTAAAGTGCAGCCATGGGATGATACGGTTTGCTTTTTTGCATTACCGGAAGCAAGTGACCTGCCTTTTGATATTTTTGCGGCTTCTTTTTATTTATTAAGCAGGTATGAAGAATATCTTCCGCACGTGAAAGATGAAGACGGAAGATTTCCTGCCGGGGAAAGTCTAGCTTATCAGGAAAGTTTTTTACATAAACCGGTGGTAGATATTTGGGCTTATCAGTTCCGGGATATTTTACTAGATCGTTTTCCTGATCTCAAATTTTCAGACAGGAACTATAAAACAGGAACTATCATAGAATCAAACCATACGTTCATTTTCAAAAATAAGGGTTTCCTTAGAAGCTTTATCGGTCTTTGGTTTGATGTTTTTAAACTGAATATTGGAAAAGTTGTGGATCGACTTCAGGTGTGGATAAGAATTAAAGATGATCCCAATGATATTTTTGAAGACCTTATCAATTTGATAAAGGAACATAAGATCTACATGCTTTTCATGTTTCAGTTAAGTGATTTTTCTATTCACGATCGTAATATTAGTCATAACCGTATACCGCATCGGGCCGTAATTAAATCTGTGGCAGATTATGCTAAAGTAGGTTTACTAATGGGTTATTACGCCATGGAAGAAGTTAGAAGTCTTCGGAAGGAGAAACTGAGATTAGAAGAAATTATTCACAGTCCGGTAGAACATGCCATGAACTCGCAATATAATTTAAGGTTGCCAGATCAATATAATAATCTTAGCGAGTTGGAAATTACCAATGATCATTCTATGGGATATCCAGATCATCCGGGATTTCGCGCTGGAACCTGTACGCCGTATCTTTTCTATGATATAAATATGGAAGTGACAACTCCCTTACGAATTCATCCATACGCTTTTCATTCTAATGTCGTGGGAAAAACCTCAAAAACCAGGTTGAAGGAAGATATTTCCAGGATGTTGTTAGAGGTAAAAGAGGTACGGGGAATGTTTAGAGCTGTTTTTAGTAACCATGATTTTTCTGATTACTCCGATAATAAATTATATTACTCTCTTTTAAAGCAGATTTATGAAATTGACTGA